A window of Chlamydiales bacterium contains these coding sequences:
- a CDS encoding dipeptidase — protein sequence MQTDLNFLRNYFKKNQESILSDFFSFLRFQSISQDASHLPEMGKCLNFLKDYLEKIGFETEKWETHTHPVLFAKWMKAGPEKPTILIYNHYDVQPVDPIEKWETPPFEPSIRNNEVFARGAQDNKGQCFYVLLALKAILENEGSLPVNVKLCIEGDEEIGSEGLKKLAPFKEKELKADHLLIVDVGIKSKESPAITLGTRGILGMLLDLKGSSSDLHSGEHGGIVVNPIHALVDLLAKLHSPSGRVMVPGFYDDVLEPTKEEKSLIDFSFDAAEYEHNFHAKALGGEDNYTPLERAWIRPTLEINGICGGYTGIGLKTIIPAMAHAKITCRLVANQNPDKIGVLVTEFLNEHKPKEMHLHIDTCHGSPAIKTSPHSTIAKAATTAYSEVFETPCKMIMAGGSIGVSETLVKASHAEPIFLGLGLADDQIHAPNEHFGIDRLEKGMLIIARILQTIV from the coding sequence ATGCAAACAGATCTTAACTTCTTACGTAACTATTTCAAAAAAAACCAAGAGTCTATACTTTCCGATTTTTTCTCTTTTTTACGCTTTCAAAGTATCAGCCAAGATGCAAGTCACCTTCCTGAAATGGGTAAGTGCCTTAATTTTCTAAAAGACTACTTAGAGAAAATAGGCTTTGAAACAGAAAAATGGGAAACACATACACATCCTGTACTTTTTGCTAAATGGATGAAGGCAGGACCTGAAAAGCCCACCATTCTTATCTATAATCACTACGACGTGCAACCAGTTGATCCAATCGAAAAATGGGAAACACCTCCCTTCGAGCCCTCCATTCGAAATAATGAAGTCTTTGCAAGGGGTGCACAAGACAATAAAGGGCAATGCTTCTATGTACTTCTGGCTCTTAAAGCCATTTTAGAGAATGAAGGCTCTCTTCCTGTCAATGTAAAGCTATGCATCGAGGGAGATGAAGAGATTGGAAGTGAAGGCCTTAAAAAGCTTGCCCCTTTCAAAGAAAAGGAATTAAAAGCAGATCACCTACTCATCGTAGATGTCGGTATTAAGAGCAAAGAATCCCCTGCCATTACTTTAGGAACAAGGGGTATTTTAGGCATGCTCTTGGACCTAAAAGGATCTTCTTCCGATTTACACTCGGGCGAGCATGGAGGCATCGTTGTCAATCCCATCCATGCACTTGTGGATCTTCTTGCAAAACTACATTCTCCGTCTGGAAGAGTTATGGTCCCAGGTTTTTATGATGACGTTTTAGAACCCACAAAAGAGGAAAAAAGTCTCATCGACTTCTCTTTCGATGCAGCAGAATATGAGCACAATTTCCACGCCAAGGCATTGGGAGGAGAAGACAACTATACACCTCTAGAGCGTGCCTGGATAAGACCTACCCTAGAAATAAATGGCATCTGTGGTGGTTACACAGGAATTGGCCTCAAAACAATTATTCCAGCAATGGCCCATGCCAAAATAACGTGCAGGCTAGTTGCAAATCAAAATCCTGACAAAATCGGAGTTCTTGTTACAGAATTTTTAAATGAGCATAAACCCAAAGAGATGCATTTACATATCGACACATGCCACGGAAGCCCTGCTATTAAAACAAGCCCTCATTCAACTATAGCTAAAGCTGCAACCACAGCTTATAGTGAAGTGTTTGAAACGCCTTGTAAAATGATCATGGCAGGCGGTTCAATTGGAGTTAGTGAAACACTTGTAAAAGCAAGCCATGCAGAACCGATCTTTTTAGGTCTTGGGCTTGCAGACGACCAAATTCATGCACCGAATGAACACTTTGGCATAGATCGCTTAGAAAAAGGAATGCTCATCATTGCAAGAATTTTACAAACTATCGTTTAA
- the tgt gene encoding tRNA guanosine(34) transglycosylase Tgt, translating into MSTFRFEVIYQSKKSRARVGKIHTPHGVIDTPNFVAVGTNGTLKALDNDAVSAVELQLMFCNTYHLLLQPGLEVVKKAGGLHAFINRKGPIITDSGGFQVFSLAYGSVASELKSKGTKKSEGSVIKISEEGVLFRSYRDGAKIMLTPESSIQAQKIFGADIIIPLDELPPYHIASDELKKSLARTHRWEKRSLEEHLKDKKNQALYAVIHGGVDKMLRKESCEYLSSLPFDGFAVGGSLGKDRDEMVDMLQFLTPFLPEDKPNHLLGIADLPSLQKCVPLGFDTFDSSYPTKSARHGVVFTKNGPLKLTQGSNVHAFDPIEEGCNCLACRCFTRGYLHHLFKAKEQTAGSLASIHNLHYMVRLMKNYREAILNDSL; encoded by the coding sequence ATGAGCACATTTCGTTTTGAAGTGATTTATCAGTCGAAGAAGTCAAGGGCTAGGGTTGGAAAGATCCATACTCCACATGGAGTGATTGATACCCCAAATTTTGTAGCCGTTGGAACAAATGGTACATTGAAGGCGCTGGATAACGATGCTGTGAGTGCTGTAGAGCTGCAGCTCATGTTTTGTAATACATATCATCTTCTTTTGCAGCCAGGCCTTGAAGTGGTTAAAAAGGCAGGTGGCTTGCATGCTTTTATCAATAGAAAAGGCCCTATCATTACGGACTCAGGAGGCTTTCAAGTCTTTAGTTTGGCTTATGGGTCCGTTGCAAGTGAGTTAAAGAGTAAGGGTACAAAAAAAAGCGAAGGAAGCGTTATCAAGATCTCTGAAGAGGGGGTGCTTTTTCGCTCCTATCGAGATGGTGCTAAGATCATGCTTACTCCAGAATCTTCTATACAAGCGCAAAAAATATTTGGGGCAGACATTATCATTCCACTAGATGAATTGCCTCCCTATCACATAGCTTCTGATGAATTAAAAAAGTCGCTTGCAAGAACACATCGCTGGGAAAAGCGCTCTTTAGAAGAACACTTAAAAGATAAAAAAAATCAGGCCCTCTATGCTGTTATACATGGTGGGGTGGATAAAATGCTTAGAAAAGAGAGCTGTGAATATTTGTCTAGCCTTCCCTTTGATGGTTTTGCAGTGGGGGGTAGTCTTGGAAAAGATCGAGATGAAATGGTAGACATGCTTCAGTTTTTAACACCTTTTTTACCAGAAGATAAACCTAATCACTTGCTTGGTATAGCAGATCTTCCCTCGCTGCAGAAATGTGTTCCGCTTGGATTTGATACATTTGATAGCTCTTATCCTACAAAGTCAGCTCGCCATGGTGTAGTCTTTACAAAAAATGGCCCTTTAAAGCTTACGCAAGGAAGTAATGTACATGCCTTTGATCCTATTGAAGAAGGATGCAATTGTCTTGCTTGCAGATGTTTTACAAGAGGTTATTTGCACCATCTATTTAAAGCTAAAGAGCAAACAGCAGGAAGTCTTGCATCTATCCATAATTTGCACTACATGGTGCGCCTCATGAAAAATTATCGAGAGGCTATTTTAAACGATAGTTTGTAA
- a CDS encoding queuosine precursor transporter, whose amino-acid sequence MLNELLFIFHALLTITFILGALRVSKEFLLATTVVSWIFANLFVLKQIELFGLSVTASDAFSVGGSIGIALLNEFYGKKFAKRAVFLGFYLLVIFAIMSWIQLAYQPSSSDTMHVHYANILGTMPRLVLASLVAYLVSSLMNVAFSAFLQKIANGRYVLIRTVLVVGVVQLLDTLLFTYLGLYGILLSLSSIVLFSFIIKCFSLIISAPLVGYFLLKKKKREEKLHEHISF is encoded by the coding sequence TTGTTAAACGAATTATTATTTATTTTTCATGCTCTTTTGACGATTACGTTTATTTTGGGAGCCCTTCGAGTGAGCAAGGAGTTTCTTCTTGCAACAACGGTAGTTTCCTGGATATTTGCTAATCTATTCGTGCTTAAGCAGATAGAGCTATTTGGCTTGAGCGTAACAGCAAGTGATGCTTTTTCTGTAGGTGGCTCTATTGGCATTGCACTGCTCAATGAATTTTATGGAAAAAAGTTTGCAAAAAGAGCTGTTTTTTTAGGTTTTTATCTCCTAGTTATTTTTGCAATCATGTCATGGATACAGCTTGCTTATCAGCCAAGCTCCAGTGATACGATGCATGTGCATTATGCAAATATTTTGGGTACAATGCCAAGGCTTGTGCTTGCATCCCTTGTTGCCTATTTGGTATCCTCTTTGATGAATGTTGCATTTTCTGCATTTTTACAGAAAATAGCAAATGGTAGATATGTACTTATTAGGACTGTTTTGGTTGTAGGTGTCGTACAGCTGCTAGATACTTTGCTATTTACCTATCTTGGTCTTTATGGGATTTTACTTTCGCTCTCTTCTATTGTCTTGTTTAGTTTTATTATTAAGTGCTTTTCGCTTATCATAAGTGCCCCTTTGGTTGGTTATTTTTTATTGAAAAAGAAGAAGAGAGAAGAAAAATTACATGAGCACATTTCGTTTTGA